Within the Arachis duranensis cultivar V14167 chromosome 10, aradu.V14167.gnm2.J7QH, whole genome shotgun sequence genome, the region ttatGTTTCATAATTCTGTGGAAAttttcttgcaagttgggttagcacttagcagttgaaagtttggcagtgaccaagtcaagttcaggattggggATTAGATTCTGGACTTGTTTCGGATgggaagggtagttcctagggagaattggtgtttgtaatcaaggatgattatagtgaaattcaatcattgttgtgatggagactggatgtaggctgtaTTGTACTTTGCAGCTGAATCAGGATATGTctgggtgtaattttctctctcttctactccatttcttaTTCTACTGTACAGGagacaaaactgaaaaatatctcctaGCTGGTCACGAGACAAAACGAAAAAGTCTCTTGACTAGGcacgagacaaaaacaaaaatatctccTCAAATGTTTTAAAGTACAGCAAGAGTTATTAAGCAGAAAAGGGgataagattcaaccccccttctcttagccactgataaaTCATCAAGAGATactctaatataaaaatatgtgtagaaaaaagagataaaatagaattttgatctatgataaattaattttgatttatcaaattaaaaaatattgtatagaactaaacaaaaaagtttaattttaatacatttttagtctaaaacaaatttttatttttatttaattatgtaatgttataataataaaattaaatagttttttttatattaatcacATAAATAATTGTCTAAAAATATTGCTTTTAATCTTTGTATTTCTATTATGCGACATTTCTAGGCCTGTCCTAGAAAATGTTCTCTATATTCAAAAGGACATTTTTCTTGAAGCATTCAGAGATTGGCCTCTTGTAAAGTTAAACTGGGTTTCTTCCttccttcctcctttctttcttagcgtcctttctcttcttttctatattttttaattatttactgaTGTTTAATTTGCGACTTGAGGTTCAATCCATCTCATTTGGCAGTCAATGGAATAATGGAATTGGTGAATAGCTTAGTTTTATAACATTGTGTTACTTAGCTTGAACATTGACCTAACTGTGTATGTTTTAGTCTGATACACTTGTAAAAATTTAACTTCTGAGAGACTTCGATTTGAATTTACagttattaattttatgaaaattgcCCTTAGTCACTCTTCTATAAAATAAGACTTATCTTTGATCACATAAACATTTTTCAGCAAAAGAAGCATAAGAAACAACACAGTTGTTGCGGCCCAGCCCAACTGGTAAAGCGACCGGTCCGGCACACAAGCAACCGGGTCTACGCGGTTGGGTTAACGCATGCGACCCGCCCGACCTGTGACCTAGGTATGTTTCCTGTTACCAGCTGTCTGACAGTTGGGGGCAGGAAGTTTCCAAGAAGGAGGACATTCCTCGTGGGGCATGCCCTACTGACAGGATATAAAGGGAAAAGATCCTATCCCtccccccaaggtacgtcacttTATTCCCTTCTCACACACCACCTGCACATTTTTCTGACTCGAGCGTCGTAGTGTCCTTGTAGGTGGCACCCCCACTCCTCCTGAAGAGCTCGGGAAGTCGGCCACTCCACCTCTCGTACCACCCGATCCAAAATGAGGCCGAAACCCACCATTCACATTCAGGAGTCATTCATGAATCGTCCGGCATCCGACAACTGAACATTGGCGTCGTCTGTGGGGACCGACTGAATGGATTTTTGGATGGGCCCCGTGGAGCGCGGCGACGGAGTCGAACCACAAGGGGGAGAAGGAGCATCTCGAAGCCGTAGGCCAACCTCTATGGCTTCCTCCCACGAACGCACCAGATCCTCCCTTCGATAACCCGACCTACCCATGCGATCCCAGGAGAGGCGTCCCTTTGGAGGGACCAGAAGCGATAGCGCCAGGATAATGCAGGAACTACGGCATAGGGTGCAAAATTTGGAACGCAAGCTGGCAAGTCGAGACCATCACCAATGAACCCCCAGGCAGGACTACTCCCGATCCCCTCAACGGGGAGAAAGAAGTCTCGAGAGAAGCCGCTCCAGGCACACGCGGAGTCCCCGAGCGGAGTCAGAAAGTCAAGGGGAAAGTAGGGACGCGCCGAGGCAGTGGCAAGACCCCGTGATCTACACCCGACTCCCAACGAGACTGACTAGGGAAGGAAACCGAGAAGAAAACGAAAGGGAAATTAAAGGAGAACGAGTCGTCCCATAATCCTGGGGGCAACCCCTTTTCACCACTCTATCCTCGAGGTTCGGCTACCGAAGCATTTCGACAAGCCAACAGACATAAAGTATGATGGGACCCAGGATCCCCAAGAGCATCAACGGCCTTCGAGGCCAGGATGAACCTCGAAGGAGTCGGTAATGAGGTAAGATGCCACGCCTTTCCCGTGACCCTTACTGGCCCGGCGATACGCTGGTTCAATTCTCTTTACCAAGGATCTGTGACGACCTTTGGAGATATCACCCGTGCTTTCCTAGCTCAATTTACCACGTGAATCGCCAAGGCCAAACATCCGATTAACCTGCTTGGGGTGACTCAAAGAAGCGGCGAGATGACTAGGAAGTACCTGGACAGGTTCAATGCTGAGTGTCTGGAGATTGGCGGCTTAACTGACTCGGTGCCCTGCTTATGCTTGACGAACGGATTGCTCAATGAGGACTTCAGGAAGCACCTGACCACTAAGCTTGTGTGGACCATGTAGGAGATTCAAAACGTGGCCAGGGAGTATATAAATGAGGACGAAGTTAGCCAAATCGTGGCGGCCAACAAGCATCAGCCCGTCCATAGCCATACCCGCCAACACGGCAGTGGAGAGAGGCTTAAGGAACACTACAAGGACGGAGTCCCGGCCAAAACCTCCAGGCCGTTCCCCCAGGTCGGCAGGTTTACCAATTACACTTCTCTAGCTGCCCCGATTGTGGAGGTCTATCAGGAGATAGCTGATAAGGGTATTTTGTCAAAGCCCCAACTTTTGAAGGACAGGACCGGAGGAAAAAAAATCCTCTATTGCGATTATCATAAGGGTTTTGGTCACAAGATCCAAGACTGTTTTGATCTCAAAGATGCCCTGGAACAGGCAATCCAGGATGGCAAGCTAGCGGAACTGTCACATCTCATAAGAGAGCCGAGGAGGCGAGATAGGGACCGACCCGAGGACGACAAGGACCGAGCCGTGAGACAAAGGCGGGAACCTGAGGAAGATAGCGAATAGGGACTCACGGTGGTGAATGTAGTAGTTGGAAGGGACACCACCCCTAGGTCGAGGTCAGTGTGTAGGAAGGACGCCAAAGTCTTGGCGGTATCCTCATCTAGTGCCACGCCTTCCCCCAGGAAAGTACCACCAATCTCGTTTGGCCCTGAGGACCAGTGGATTGAAAATATGCAGGAAAATCCCCCTATGGTGATCACAGCAGAGGTAGGAACCGGACTGGTTAAGCGAATCCTAGTGGATACCGGCGCGGATTCGAACATCATGTTCCGCAATGTATTTGACGCCCTAGGTCTACGAGATACTGACCTGAAGACACACCAGCATGGTGTGGTCGGTCTCGGAGACCACTTCATCAAGCCAGATGGGATAATCTCTTTATCGGTCTCCATAGGCAGGGGTCCAGAGAGGAGGACTATAATGGCGGAGTTCGTTGTCTTGAGGGATTCCACAGCCTACAACATCATAAAGGGCAAAGAAACCATCAACGAACTCGAAGCAATAATCTACACCAAGTTATTGGTAATGAAGTTTGTTCCTGATAATGGGTCGATTGGATCCATCAAGGGAGACTTAGAAACGGCAGTCGCATGCGACAACGCCAACCTCTCCCTAAGGAAGAAATCCAAGGAAGTAGCCAGGGTCTTCTTGGCCGACCTGGACGCAAGAGTCGAGGATAAGCCCAGGCCAGAGCCCGAGGGAGACCTCGAGAAAATCAAGGTCAGCGACTCGGAGGCAAAGTTCACCTTCGTGAACAGGAACCTCCCCCATGAGTTAAAGGAGCCGTTGGTGGAGCTAATTCGGAAAAACGGCGACCTGTTCGTGTGGACGCCAGCCGACATGCCGGGTATTGACAAGGTCATGTCGCACCACCTAGCGGTGAGATCGGAAGCTAAGCCGGTAGCGCAGAGGAGGAGGAAAATGTCCCAAGAAAGAGCCGGTGAAGTGGCCAGATAGACGGGCAGCCTCTTACAAGCGGGGTTCATCCGGGAGCTGGAGTACTCAACATGGCTATCAAACGTTGTCTTGGTCAGGAAACGTAAcgggaagtggagaatgtgcataAACTACTCTGAcgtcaacaaagcctgccccaaGGACTCTTTCTCCCTCCCTAATATTGATGCACTGGTAGATGCAGCCTCGGGTTACGAGTACCTGAGCTTCATGGACGCCTATTCTGGGTATAACCAGATCCTGATGCATCAACCGGATGAAGAAAAGACGGCATTCAAAATGCAAGGGGGGAACATATTACTACAAGGTGATGCCGTTTGGGCTGAAGAACGCGGGAGCCACgtaccaaaggctgatgaacaagaTATTCTGTGACCTAATCGGTAAAACGGTGGAGGTTACGTGGACGACATCCTAGTCTAGACCATCAAGGCCAACGACCTCATTAGTAACTTGGAAAGCGTGTTCGCAGCTCTTCGGTGACACGGTATGAGGCTAAACCCGCTCAAGTATGTCTTCGCCATGGAGGCCAGGAAATTCCTGGGATTCATGATAACCCAGAGAGGGGTAGAAGCTAATTTGGAAAAGTGTGAGGCGATCCTACGAATGACAAGCCTAGAAAGCATAAAGGACATGCAGAGACTTGCCGAAAGGTTAACCACGCTATCTTGATTCCTCGGCGCGTCGGCTGCCAAGGCCCTCCTTTTCTTCAATTTGATGAAGAAAATGATAGCGTTTGAATGGACCCCGGCTTGCGAGGAATCCTTTAATCACTTCAAGAGAATCATCTCGTCACCACCTATCCTCGGTAAGCCCAAAAATGGGGAAATACTATTCTTGTACTCGGCAGTAACAGAGGAGGCTNNNCAGAGCTGAGATATAGCAAATTAGAAAAGCTAGCTTACCCACTGCTGACCTCGTCCCGCAGGCTCCGGCAATATTTTCAAGGGCATCCAATAACAATTAGAATAGACCAGGCGATCTAGCAGATATTGTAGAAACCCGACCTGGCGGGGCAGATGATGGCCTAGGCAATTGAGCTGTCCAAATACGACCTGCAGTACGAACCTAGACACGCCATCAAGGCTCAGGCAATGGCAGATTTCCTAGTTGAGGTAACAGGGGATCTTCTCGACAACCCGAACATACGGTGGAAGCTCCACGTAGATGGAGCCTCTAACCAAACGTTCAGAGGAGCTGGAATCATCTTGGAAAGTCCTACCGGAGTCGTGTACGAGTAGTCGATCAAGTGCGACTTTTCCGTATCTAACAACCAAGTAGAATATGAGGCCCTCCTAGGCGGCCTCCAATTGGCAAAAGAGGTCGGGGCCACAAGAGTAGAAGTGTGTAGTGACTCCCAGATCGTCACGTCACAGGTCAATGGGACATACCAAGCTAGGGATTCACTGCTGCAAAAGTACTTGGAGCAAGTCAACAGGTTGAGCAAAGAGTTTGATGAAGTCACCGTACAGCACGTCCCTAGGGAGAAAAACACAAGGGCCGACCTCTTATCAAAGCTGGCAAGCACGAAGTCAGGAACGGGCAACCGTTCCCTCATCCAACGCCTGATAAAAGAACCAGCAGTGACCTTACACCTTGTCTGCTCAAGCCCCTCATGGATGGACGCGATTACCGATTTCTTGGAGAACGGTAAATTCCCTAATGACGACAAAACAGCAAGAGGGCTAAGAAGAGAAGCAACCAAGTACACCATAATACAGGGccaattatttaagaaagggCTTAGCCAACCCCTACTAAAGTGCCTGCATCCCGACCAAACGGCTTAGTGCTATGCGAAGTCCACGAGGGATGTTGCAGCCACCACATTGGGGGGAAGGCTCTAGCCCGGAAACTTGTCAGGGCTGGCTACTACTGGCCTTCGATGATGGCGGACTCCAAAGCGTTCGTGGAGAAATGCAAGAGGTGTCAGGAGAACGCCAACTTCCACAAAGCGCCGGCAGCAGAACTTAGCCTCCTGATGGCCTCCCGACTATTTTCGCAGTGGGGAGTCGACCTGTTGGGGCCCTTTCTGGTAGGGTCTGGGCAGGTGAAGTACTTAATTGTTGCCATCGCTTACTACACTAAGTGGGTGGAAGCCGAGCCACTACCCAGCATATCATCGGCCAACTGTCGAAAGTTCATGTGGAGGCAAGTGATAATCAAATTTGGGATCCCAGAGGTCGTCGTCTCGGATAATAACACCCAGTTCGCTGACAAGAAGTTTGGAGAATTCCTAGCTGGCTTAGGCATAAAGCGAAGGTTTTCGTCAGTTGAACACCCCCAAACTAACGGTCAAGTCGaggctgccaacaaagtcatctTACAAGGCCTCAAAAAGCGACTTGACCACAAGAAAGGAGCATGGGAAGACGAGTTATCCTCAGTCCTCTGGTCCTATCGCACAACCCAACAATTGTCTACCGGGGAGACCCCTTTCCGTCTCACTTACAGGGTAGACGCGATAATACCTGTGGAGATTGGCAAGCCGAGCCCGCGGCTAATATTGGGGGGAATCGAAGAGGTCGTGGAGAAAGACCTAGTAGACAAGTCTAGGGAGATAGCCCACTTGTCGAAAATGACATTAAAATAGAGGATGGCCCTGCGCTACAACGCCAAGGTACTCAAAAGAAAATTCGAGCAGAATGACCTAGTTTTACGGCGTAACGACATTGGCCCATCGACCCCGGGGGAAGGGAAGTTGGCGGCTAACTGGGAAGGCCCATACTGGGTATAAGAGGTAATCAGCAAAGGCGCCTACAAGTTAGAACGACTGGACGGCAAAGAAGTCCCGAGAACATGGAACACAGCTTACTTGAGAAGATTCTATTCCAAGGCCAAGCACACCGACTGGACGGCCTGCCAGGTTCAGTAAGATCCGCATTACTTTATGTTGAATCATTTACacttgttaattatttattttgctatATGTCTGACCAATTACCGATTAATGTTCACTTTATGATGAATTCTCTTTCCTTCTATGTTCTATATTGTTAACGAGTTTGTTATGTCAAATAATAAACACTACGGCGACACGGTAACCCGGGATTGATCACCCCGGGAACCATCAAAGTAATAGCCAATATAACGGTAAACGAACATAAGCAAATAGCCAATACCAACAAAATGGTAACAAAATATAGTATAAAGGTATTACCGATTACGCGGGAACAAACAGTAATTACATACCGACCAAGCGGCTAACATTTTCAACAAAAGCAATCCAGAAATTACAAAGTTCACAAGTTATAAGATGAAAAGTTCACAAATTACAAAAGCACCAGTCACTTCTTCGGCATGTCAACGATATTGCCGTCCTTGATAGTCTTGAAGACACCAACAGCTGAGGTGTCGAAGTCGGGAGCCAGCAGCCTTACTTGAGCCTTGAGAGCTTCCTCGGTCATCAGGATGGTACTCTTGCCCTGCTTTAAGATCTCCTTATACTTTTTGAATTCAACAGTCTCAGCCTGAATCGTCTTGACCGAGGAAAGTGCCTCATCACGCTCCTTCTTCAGTTCGGCCACCCGACCTTAAGAAGAGTTAAGCTGACCCTCCAAGGTAAGCTCCGCTCAGTAAGGCGAGCCACGGCAGCATCAGAGGTCTTCACTTTCTCCTCTGCAGTCTTCACCTTCTCGTCAGCAACCTTAACCTTATCCTCGGCCGACTTGGCCTTCTCCTCGGCAGCCGCAAGCTGCTCCCGAAGCAACTTCACCTCCTCTCTGTATCTGGCATTAGCCTTGACCGAAGATTCAAGCTTTACCTCAAGAGATCGGGTCCCCGCCAAAGCAGATTCCGCCTTTCTTGCTATGGCGGCCCCCCTGAGCAAAGTGCGGTACATCCACCTCACTTGAGAAGAGTGGTCCCCACCAAAGAAGAAGTCTTCTGTGCCGGGAAGCAATTGGGAATCGATAAAGTTCCTGGCATCGAAGTTCTTCTCCATGACGGTAAGAACCCCCTCAGAATTGGAGGATGGCTTCCTCTTCCTTGGGTTGTCAATGACAACCACTTCCTCCTCAAGGTCCGCCTCTTCCCGGGGCTTTGGTTCAACCTCCACCTCAGAACGAGGAGCCACTCCAGTATTGGTGCTGGCCATCTCCCCCTTGGAGGGTTAGGACTAAACCTCCGGGTTGACGGTATCCTCATGAGGCACCTCATGAGCGGGGGTAGCGGAGTCGTCATCACTGCCAGCCAAGAAGGTGTTGAATAACGCATCGAGTCCAGTCACCTCGGCAGACATTGACACTGCAATGAAACAGAGAAATTAGTTAATCGTCAGATCGGGCAGATAAACCAAAACAATAGTAAGCACAGGCAAATCACTAGACGGCCACTCATGTATATAATTCATGTCCATATCACGGTCACCCATAAGAAGATGAGGGTTAACAAGGTTCTTCCCAAAAACAGCCAACAAGACGTCGGCAACCCTCTTGTTCTCTGGTGACAACCCTTTATACGTTATCTTAGAAAAGGTGTTAGCCCCCGTCCCAAAACTCCAGTACGTCGGTATGCGACGTTCCCCTTGTAGAGTCAACCAAAAGGGATGTCGACCTTCGGCCGGTCGGACCTTGAAATACTTATCCTTAAAACCATGGTAAGAATCTTCAAATACGCCGAAAATCCTCCGGCCTTGGGCTGCCTGGAAGGAcatgaagccctttttggccctcCCCTCCTTAGAAGGATTcgtcaaaataaaaagaaacaaaaatacttCAACGAAGACCGGAAGCTCCAAGTATTCGcaaaccatctcgaaacagcggaTGGAAGCCCAACTGTTCATATGCAATTGGGCCGGTGCCACGTCACAACGATTGAGTAGCGCCATCTGGAAAGGGGAAAAGGGGAGGCGAACTCACAGGCAAGTAAACATGGCCTTATATAACCACATCCAGTCGGGGACTTGGAGAGAATGCAAGTTTAGCTGGAATATCCTTTCGTTGTTGGCAAGGACAAAAACTTCATAGTTAACTTTCTCGTCAGTCTCGCCGCAAAGATAGTCGTTCCGCCAGAACTCGGTGAGTTCCTCCAGGGACATTTGGTTTGGGGTCTCCTTTACATCTGAGGTCACCCACGCATATCGGTCGTAGGGAGCTGGTCTCACGACCCTTACGATGGGACGCTGGACCATACCTACAGTAGAGGCACCACTCAAAATCAGTCTAGAAGGTAGGGAGGTTGGCAGTACTACCAGAAACTACAATATCACTATCAGAAGCTAGAGTTTGCCTGTCCAGTAACTATAATCATCAAAATGAGGCCAGAAAATCAAAATCCTAGAATGGTAACCCCCTACAGTATCTACCTAACACTAAAATATCAGCAGAAATACAATCCATGTGAAAAACACAACGCACATgcaaagcagaaaaataaacaacATCACATCAATACCAGCACAGAGAGTATGAGGCTTACCAGGATGGTGATAATGGCTGaaggaaatcaaagaattgATAACAATCTGAGAAACGCAAAAGCAGTGGCTCACAGTAAGGATTTAAGAAAGGAAGAGGAGAGAGCAGAGAAGATGCAACGGCAGTGGAATGAAAGGGGGATAAAACCAAATGAAAACTGTAAAAGAAACCAACTATGAGAAGCGCGAAGGGCAGAGGCAAAATTATCTTTTCTTGCGGGATTTCAAATTACCCATTAAGAGCATTAAATGCTCGGCACGAAGAACGAGGTGACAAGGGACGCTTCCTATAGCAAACAGCCTTACGTGCACGCAAGAGGCGCGTCCTCGCCACGAGCGACCGATGAAACGACTACACGTGCCGGAGAAGACAGAACGCGCCACCAACGGCGCACACGACCATAGCTGGCGCGTTGGGGGCAACCGGGTCTACGCAGTTGGGTTAACGCACGCGACCCGCCCAACCTGTGACCCGGGCACGTTCCCCTGTTGCCAGCTGTCTGACAGCTGGGGGGCAAGAAGCTTCCAGGAAGGAGGACATTCCTCGTGGGGCCCACCCTACTGACAGGGTACAAAGGGGGAGGGTCCTACCCCTCCCCCCAAGGTACATCACTTTATTCCCTTCTTACACACCATCTGCACACCTTTCTGACTCgagcgtcggagtgtccttGTAGGTGACACCCCCACTCCTCCTGAAGAGCTCGGGAAGTCGGCCACTCCACCTCTTGTACCACCCGATCCAGAAAGAGGCTGGAACCCACCATTTACATCCAGAGTCATTCACGAATCGTCTAACATCCGACAGTCGAACAATAGTCTATTGCTTTCACTTCATCTATTTTctgcttttctttttatttttattttttattttatttaagaaaaaagaaatccaataaaaaaacaaacaaagctTTGCACTAAAAGTTGGCTAATTTTTTGGTAAAGGATTAAAGCagtatgttatatatatttatggagGATTGGTGTGCTTTTTATAGGTATGgagacatttttttttaattgaaaactaCAAATGGAAGACTTAAATTTAGATGGAAGTAGAAAATTGAGACTTAGATTTtggataaaaatagaaaactgaAAGTaggtttttgataaaaaaaaaaagtaaaaaaataaaaaaaatttaaatcgaaAGATCTTATTTgcatgtttaaaaaattttttagtattaaaatataaatttgactcttaaatttataaatttaaaaaaataataaatttaactcttaaatttataatatttatataaaataaagatacactaaatttttatattattaaaaatactacCTGTactgcaaaaaaataaataaataaataaataaccctAAAAGTTGGCCATATTTGGTTTTGGATTCTTCTCCCTGAGCATGTGTGCCAAAACACGTGTTGCACTTTGAATTATAAACTCAATCCCTTCATTTGATCtcttaatattaatatcttgGTGATAATGGAACATCGGCATGATGCTAGAACTtatctatatgcatgcaatcatttttcttcttccaactattagttttattttttatacggACTATgttatttatcataaaaattattcattaaaattaattattattattataaaatatatatttaaatataaatatatatttaaaataaattaaatcacacatatatttatatataaatatattaataattaattttaatatacaaataatatttttatttttatatacatataataatttttaatgtgcAGTGACACGTAAAGTATTCTatgtaagaaaaaatatatatttgtattgaAAGATTatcaatacattaaaattattatcttttaCAAAACTTTGTCCCAATAAATCATTATCAAAATCTTACAAAAACGCCCATGTCACTAAATCGCATAAAGCCATAAACCAGAACCGAAACATTAATTACTTGGGACAAAAATGAGTTGTTCTGGAAAATCGCAACCCCATGTTGTGTGTGTTCCATTTCCAGCACAAGGTCACATAAACCCTTTCATGCAACTTGCAAGAATCCTTCACTTTAATGGCTTCCACGTAACCTTTGTAAACTCCGAACTCAACCAAAAGCGCATAGCCAAATTCTTAGGACCCAACTTCGTGAAGAACCAACATGGTTTTCACTTTGAGACCATCCCAGATGGTTTGCCACCGCCACAAGATGATGCAAACCACCATGATAACACTGCCCTTTGCGATTCAACTAGAAAACACTGTTTGGAACCGTTTAAGGATCTTCTTATGAAGCTGAACTCAAGTTCTGAGGTGCCTAATGTTAGTTACATAATTTCTGATGGCGCCATGAGTTTCGCAATCAAGGCGGCGCAGGAATTGAAGATACCTGAAGCTCAGTTTTGGACAACTTCTGCTTGTGGATTCATGGCGTATCTTCAGTTTGGTGAACTTGCCAACAGAGGCATTATTCCATTCAAAGGTTGGAactgttttctattcttttatggATTTGGTTTAGTATTATTTATTGGAAAAGTCTAGTGGCaagtaatttttgtgttttatagtACTTAATCATCAAACGAAAAATGAATGATCTTTTACTATTGGATATAATcacacactattaaaaatactattaataattaattgatgattacaaaacaaaaagttacTGTCCCTAATACTcctcttatttattattatatttagcACTAGTAACTAGAATGTTAAGATAGCTAGATTCAAGTGGTGTGTGAGATATCTTAATACGGGTAAAGA harbors:
- the LOC107469038 gene encoding uncharacterized protein LOC107469038, with protein sequence MQENPPMVITAEVGTGLVKRILVDTGADSNIMFRNVFDALGLRDTDLKTHQHGVVGLGDHFIKPDGIISLSVSIGRGPERRTIMAEFVVLRDSTAYNIIKGKETINELEAIIYTKLLVMKFVPDNGSIGSIKGDLETAVACDNANLSLRKKSKEVARVFLADLDARVEDKPRPEPEGDLEKIKVSDSEAKFTFVNRNLPHELKEPLVELIRKNGDLFVWTPADMPGIDKVMSHHLAVRSEAKPVAQRRRKMKRNGKWRMCINYSDVNKACPKDSFSLPNIDALVDAASGYEYLSFMDAYSGYNQILMHQPDEEKTAFKMQGGNILLQGDAVWAEERGSHVPKADEQDIL